In Argonema galeatum A003/A1, one DNA window encodes the following:
- a CDS encoding Uma2 family endonuclease: MLKYKSWEYLPPAEELAYSDDTPVNNELQDLIPHLLKTILALAWANRWDWFFGVGMGIYYDPEESAIVPDGFLSLGVERFIDEGLRSSYVLWEENDIVPILVLEVVSQVSGEEYITKKETYVEMGVLYYVIYNLLSRRRPPLEVYCLVNGSYHLQSANPVWLTEIGLGIGKERGTFQGITREWLYWYDEQGQRLLTPEERAVEAERRAQRLTEQLRSLGIEPDL, encoded by the coding sequence ATGTTAAAGTACAAATCGTGGGAATACTTGCCCCCAGCCGAGGAGCTAGCCTACTCTGACGATACACCTGTCAATAACGAACTGCAAGATTTAATTCCCCACCTGCTAAAAACGATACTAGCTTTGGCGTGGGCAAACCGCTGGGATTGGTTCTTTGGAGTGGGTATGGGGATTTATTATGACCCGGAAGAATCTGCCATAGTGCCAGATGGTTTTCTCAGCTTAGGAGTAGAGCGGTTTATTGATGAAGGGCTCCGCTCTTCTTATGTACTTTGGGAAGAAAATGATATAGTCCCTATTTTAGTGCTAGAAGTCGTATCTCAGGTATCAGGCGAGGAATATATCACGAAGAAGGAAACCTATGTGGAAATGGGAGTTTTGTACTATGTAATTTACAATCTCCTGAGTCGCAGAAGACCACCCCTGGAAGTATATTGTTTAGTGAATGGTTCATATCATTTGCAGTCGGCAAATCCTGTTTGGCTAACAGAAATAGGTTTGGGAATTGGCAAAGAACGGGGAACTTTTCAAGGAATCACGCGAGAGTGGTTGTATTGGTATGACGAACAAGGACAAAGATTGCTGACACCGGAAGAACGCGCGGTGGAAGCGGAACGACGCGCTCAAAGGTTGACGGAACAATTGCGATCGCTTGGAATAGAACCGGATTTGTAA
- a CDS encoding Uma2 family endonuclease, producing MLKYKPLDCLPPAEALPNSDDTPVDNELQDLIPHLLKSILAIVWANRWDWFFGVDMGIYYDPKEPAIVPDGFISLGVERFFDEGLRSSYVLWEENYIVPILVLEVVSHKPGGEYKRKKGMYAEMGVLYYAIYNPLRRQKPRLEVHHLVNGSYNLLSGNPIWLPEIGLGIDKERGTFQGITREWLYWYNEQGQRLLTPEEQLTEVQQVAQFELQRRQEAERRAQRLAEQLRNAGIEPDF from the coding sequence ATGTTAAAGTACAAACCGTTAGACTGTTTACCCCCAGCGGAAGCTCTACCCAACTCAGACGATACTCCTGTGGATAACGAACTGCAAGATTTAATTCCGCACCTGCTGAAATCTATATTAGCAATTGTCTGGGCAAACCGCTGGGATTGGTTCTTTGGTGTTGATATGGGGATTTACTATGATCCCAAAGAACCTGCCATAGTACCAGATGGATTTATCAGCTTAGGAGTAGAGCGGTTTTTTGATGAAGGACTTCGCTCTTCTTATGTACTTTGGGAAGAAAATTATATAGTGCCGATTTTAGTGCTAGAAGTCGTATCCCATAAACCAGGAGGGGAATATAAGCGGAAAAAAGGAATGTATGCCGAAATGGGAGTTTTGTACTATGCAATTTACAATCCCCTGCGTCGCCAAAAACCCCGTTTGGAAGTGCATCATTTAGTAAATGGTTCATATAATTTGCTGTCGGGAAATCCCATTTGGCTACCTGAAATTGGTTTGGGAATTGACAAAGAACGAGGAACATTTCAGGGAATCACGCGGGAATGGTTGTACTGGTACAACGAACAAGGACAAAGATTGCTGACACCGGAAGAACAACTAACCGAAGTACAACAGGTAGCTCAATTTGAGCTTCAACGCCGTCAAGAAGCGGAACGACGCGCCCAGAGGTTGGCAGAACAATTGCGAAATGCTGGAATAGAACCGGATTTCTAG
- a CDS encoding alpha/beta hydrolase — protein MARTTSNLIGNRLFLDVYNISKRNNWIGIALGSLGFWLFPTILTAIPAFSAEQVAVFYGPLEFSLSVDALEAFAKEGKISEELAPYAGTIPPKAQAQLRELLQQRFEATPTLISQFTGAAVGGTVLTRMGKILQTETGENGSTALRTALISAAGDSQGLTLLNILRKFPNRVIRVNLSLGLQITEQFGELNRNKDAIVKLIEQQAATEAATATKVDFSQQSDLRQPGSFKWSQQTITLNDTLRDRPLIFDLYLPQAEDGGTTQQPSPVIVISHGAAGNRNSFAYLAQHLASYGFAVVVLEHPGDSTKQFEQFFSGLSGSPQPIELVNRPLEVKLVLDELQRREQSEPALQGKLNLQQVGVIGQSVGGYTALGLAGAKINYAQVQKDCNSDQFLNLSLLVQCEAARLPISNYSLQDERIKAVLAINPFTSSIFGQTGLSSLKVPVMLVASSDDIFTPAVPEQIQPFTWLNTPEKYLVLIEKATHFTTIGGSSSERSVLPIPAEVLGPNPSLARPYINALSTAFFQNYLANKSEYSSYLSAAYTQSISQEPFKLSLVRSLTAIQINQAIDSVTPKSPSQPQQAPNSQP, from the coding sequence ATGGCAAGAACCACAAGTAATCTGATTGGGAATCGTCTTTTTCTAGATGTTTACAATATTTCTAAACGTAATAATTGGATCGGAATTGCCCTTGGTTCATTGGGATTTTGGTTATTTCCCACAATCTTAACCGCAATTCCTGCCTTTAGTGCCGAGCAAGTAGCTGTTTTTTACGGCCCTTTGGAGTTCTCCCTTTCCGTTGACGCTTTGGAAGCGTTCGCCAAGGAAGGCAAAATTAGCGAGGAACTTGCTCCCTATGCTGGAACTATTCCGCCAAAAGCTCAGGCTCAACTGCGTGAACTCCTGCAACAACGCTTTGAAGCCACTCCTACCCTGATCTCTCAATTTACAGGCGCAGCGGTGGGAGGAACTGTGTTGACGCGGATGGGGAAAATACTTCAAACTGAAACTGGCGAAAATGGCTCCACTGCTTTGCGTACCGCTTTAATTTCAGCAGCTGGCGATTCGCAAGGTTTGACTCTCCTAAATATACTACGCAAATTCCCCAACCGGGTTATCCGGGTTAACTTAAGCTTGGGACTCCAAATTACGGAACAGTTCGGAGAATTGAACAGAAATAAAGATGCGATCGTCAAGCTAATTGAACAACAAGCCGCAACTGAGGCGGCGACTGCTACTAAAGTCGATTTTTCCCAACAGTCAGATTTACGGCAACCTGGATCTTTTAAATGGTCACAACAAACGATAACGTTAAATGACACTTTGCGCGATCGCCCTCTAATCTTCGATCTTTATCTACCTCAAGCAGAAGATGGGGGAACTACTCAGCAGCCATCTCCCGTGATTGTAATTTCTCACGGTGCTGCTGGAAATCGTAACAGTTTTGCTTACTTAGCTCAACATTTAGCATCTTATGGTTTTGCAGTAGTTGTCCTCGAACACCCCGGCGATAGCACCAAACAATTTGAACAATTCTTTAGTGGGTTAAGCGGTTCGCCGCAACCAATAGAATTAGTTAACCGACCTTTAGAAGTGAAATTAGTCTTAGACGAACTTCAGCGTCGCGAACAATCGGAACCGGCACTTCAAGGTAAACTCAATCTACAACAGGTGGGGGTAATCGGTCAATCTGTTGGTGGCTACACAGCTTTAGGTTTAGCAGGGGCAAAGATTAATTATGCACAAGTGCAAAAAGATTGTAATAGCGACCAATTCTTGAATTTATCCCTGTTAGTTCAGTGCGAAGCTGCTAGGTTACCTATATCCAATTATTCTTTACAAGATGAACGGATTAAAGCAGTCTTGGCTATTAATCCTTTCACTAGCTCTATTTTCGGACAAACAGGTCTTAGTTCGCTAAAAGTTCCCGTTATGCTAGTTGCAAGTAGCGATGATATTTTCACGCCAGCAGTACCGGAGCAAATTCAACCTTTTACTTGGCTAAATACTCCAGAAAAGTATTTAGTTTTGATAGAAAAAGCAACTCATTTTACAACTATTGGAGGCAGTAGTTCGGAGAGGAGCGTACTGCCTATTCCTGCCGAGGTGCTAGGCCCAAATCCTTCTCTCGCTCGTCCTTATATCAATGCTTTGAGTACGGCTTTTTTTCAAAATTATCTGGCTAATAAATCAGAATATAGTTCTTATTTGAGTGCTGCTTACACTCAATCAATTAGTCAAGAACCGTTTAAACTGAGTCTTGTGCGATCGCTAACCGCAATTCAGATAAATCAGGCAATTGATAGCGTCACCCCAAAATCACCTTCCCAACCGCAACAAGCGCCTAATTCTCAACCTTGA
- a CDS encoding acyltransferase → MQKLNHPFLKVLADRYFEVKRLYYQWRYPNVKLAKGVIIKDAFTVNGSVRVTIGPGTRLIKGVLIYGSGEVTIGSNVLLNGPWIGCERSITIEDDCLISDCAIADSDYHNLEPHLRHSPPGPKVSGPIVIERNVWIGARATVMKGVRIGQDSVIGLGSVIRKSVPAGVVAIGNPQQIVKHFYSEEQSKTNKQEPEQITDAESRISIAH, encoded by the coding sequence ATGCAGAAGCTAAATCATCCATTCCTAAAAGTTCTAGCCGATCGCTATTTTGAGGTCAAGCGCCTGTATTACCAGTGGCGATACCCGAATGTAAAACTTGCCAAGGGGGTGATAATCAAAGATGCCTTCACAGTTAACGGTAGCGTCAGAGTGACGATCGGCCCAGGAACTCGCTTGATTAAAGGTGTCCTGATTTATGGTTCCGGTGAAGTCACAATCGGCAGCAACGTGCTGCTGAATGGGCCTTGGATTGGCTGCGAGCGATCGATTACGATTGAGGATGATTGCCTGATTTCTGATTGTGCCATTGCCGATAGCGATTATCACAACCTCGAACCGCACCTGCGTCACAGTCCCCCAGGCCCAAAAGTCTCAGGGCCGATCGTGATTGAGCGCAATGTGTGGATTGGAGCCAGAGCTACAGTGATGAAGGGGGTACGCATTGGACAAGATAGCGTGATAGGCTTGGGAAGTGTGATCCGCAAGTCTGTGCCCGCTGGTGTTGTTGCGATCGGCAACCCTCAGCAAATTGTCAAGCATTTCTACTCAGAAGAACAGTCAAAAACAAATAAACAAGAACCTGAGCAAATAACAGACGCCGAGAGCAGAATTTCAATTGCCCATTAA
- a CDS encoding GH39 family glycosyl hydrolase codes for MLTGSSAAIATLLQVAYKQGSRGAAQGRRAVESPILSSQASITNQVIVDWETEQAKTTPFTFGSNDYEITIPEKAADTVYQSHLAELGIGLIRICHAGLCDRWSDPATKTWDKTKIKAGYDASYPQQPTIIQNIPGWPQWMKQDGEGLLDPSEYDRYAAFCAQLVEILNQSQKRHVVYWEPFNEQDVRYEKAGKLDELWKIYNTVATAMKAKDPQIKVGGPALTWDEPGRLGAFLQACGPNVEFISWHRYGSGNASDSTDTLMSYTPQYANQVNIFPKVATQHIPDRKVPLLLGEYNINYSWQSGENRQNTHIGAVWFASVLKHLSDAGIDMATSWHLKDGIYGMIDPNNNLRPAATVFAWGIKYLTGRVMRTESDNPFVEAMAVFQEDKGRSLLLINKSANPIGLALQATPVGSESDTIPAFYLDADGVKNDTLATAELKQQGLILNPYSLILLRFG; via the coding sequence ATGCTGACGGGATCTAGCGCTGCGATCGCAACCCTGTTACAGGTGGCATACAAACAGGGTAGCCGGGGAGCAGCACAGGGGCGTCGGGCTGTCGAGTCTCCAATTCTCAGTTCCCAAGCTTCAATTACCAATCAGGTAATTGTGGATTGGGAAACGGAACAAGCTAAGACGACACCCTTCACGTTTGGCTCGAACGACTACGAAATCACTATTCCAGAAAAAGCAGCAGATACTGTCTACCAAAGTCATCTAGCTGAACTGGGTATTGGTTTAATTCGGATTTGTCATGCTGGATTATGCGATCGCTGGAGTGACCCAGCTACCAAAACCTGGGACAAAACCAAGATTAAAGCAGGCTACGATGCCTCTTATCCCCAACAACCTACCATCATCCAGAATATTCCCGGCTGGCCTCAGTGGATGAAACAAGATGGGGAGGGTTTGCTTGACCCCTCTGAGTACGATCGCTATGCTGCCTTTTGTGCCCAACTGGTAGAGATTCTCAACCAAAGCCAAAAGCGTCATGTTGTCTACTGGGAACCCTTCAACGAACAAGATGTCCGTTACGAAAAAGCTGGCAAACTCGACGAACTTTGGAAAATCTACAACACAGTGGCGACGGCGATGAAGGCTAAAGACCCCCAGATTAAGGTTGGCGGCCCAGCTTTGACTTGGGACGAACCGGGCAGACTCGGTGCTTTTCTGCAAGCCTGCGGGCCGAATGTAGAGTTTATTTCCTGGCATCGTTACGGCAGCGGCAATGCCAGCGACTCCACCGACACGCTGATGTCTTACACGCCGCAGTATGCAAATCAGGTAAATATTTTTCCGAAAGTAGCGACGCAACATATTCCAGACCGCAAAGTGCCTCTGCTGCTGGGCGAATATAACATCAATTATTCTTGGCAATCCGGCGAAAATCGCCAGAATACGCATATTGGAGCAGTCTGGTTTGCTTCGGTTCTGAAACATCTATCTGATGCCGGGATTGATATGGCGACTTCCTGGCATCTCAAGGATGGGATTTACGGGATGATCGACCCTAACAATAATCTCCGACCTGCTGCCACTGTGTTTGCCTGGGGTATTAAATACCTGACTGGTAGGGTGATGCGTACAGAAAGCGACAATCCCTTTGTGGAAGCAATGGCTGTCTTTCAGGAGGATAAAGGGCGATCGCTATTGCTGATCAATAAATCAGCCAATCCGATCGGACTGGCCCTTCAAGCAACGCCGGTTGGTTCTGAGTCTGATACTATACCGGCGTTTTATTTGGACGCCGATGGTGTTAAGAATGACACCCTAGCAACAGCAGAACTAAAACAGCAAGGGCTGATTTTAAATCCTTACTCACTCATTTTACTGCGTTTTGGATAA
- a CDS encoding tyrosine-protein kinase family protein has protein sequence MGYNLSADSPGQPVRIQPSVDLLPTAPKQGKIAELVRRGRFEQSLAAAQSSSDYDYVLVDTAPVSMTSETALMAGVIPSVLFVVRPGISKRNSVNDSLDQLAQHNAQLVALAINGMETPARPYSYRSNGSLVAS, from the coding sequence TTGGGGTACAACCTCTCTGCTGACTCACCCGGTCAACCAGTGCGGATACAGCCGAGTGTGGATTTGTTACCAACTGCGCCGAAACAGGGCAAAATTGCCGAGCTGGTGAGACGGGGGCGATTTGAGCAGAGTTTGGCTGCTGCCCAATCTAGCAGCGACTATGACTATGTTTTGGTTGACACTGCTCCCGTTAGTATGACCAGTGAAACGGCGCTGATGGCTGGCGTTATCCCCAGTGTGTTGTTTGTGGTTCGACCCGGTATCAGCAAGCGTAACTCTGTGAATGACAGCCTGGATCAACTGGCTCAGCACAATGCCCAATTGGTGGCTTTAGCCATCAATGGTATGGAAACTCCAGCCAGACCTTACTCCTATCGATCTAATGGTTCTTTAGTGGCATCGTGA
- a CDS encoding GNVR domain-containing protein yields MLAESEAAAQRQQAAQLQIQIEKLRTTLIAIPANQGRLMELQRQYNVAEGVYKGLIAQIKQSNIDAFDAYPNVQVLDAPTVDSKPSSPKNSLAVLNALLASVIGSVALVLLLESRNPLLSPKDLQAIEFPIVVRIPTAKHFGMGLQLAIETEVEFQQLASAISLQSFKDNRLLITSAITGEGKTTVTLGLAAALADLGFRVLVVDGDFRRGGTKPTLGVQPLC; encoded by the coding sequence GTGCTGGCGGAGAGCGAAGCCGCAGCCCAGCGGCAACAGGCGGCTCAGCTACAGATCCAGATCGAAAAGCTCCGAACAACTTTAATCGCTATCCCTGCCAATCAGGGGCGGCTGATGGAATTGCAGCGGCAATACAATGTCGCCGAGGGGGTCTACAAAGGTTTGATTGCCCAAATAAAGCAGTCTAATATTGATGCCTTTGATGCTTATCCAAACGTACAGGTATTAGATGCTCCCACAGTTGACTCGAAGCCCTCCAGTCCCAAGAACTCTTTAGCGGTGCTTAATGCGCTCTTGGCATCTGTTATTGGTAGCGTTGCGTTGGTATTGTTGCTGGAGTCGCGCAATCCTCTGCTGAGTCCAAAAGACTTGCAGGCGATCGAATTCCCCATCGTGGTACGCATTCCCACAGCGAAGCATTTTGGGATGGGATTGCAATTGGCGATCGAAACAGAGGTCGAGTTTCAACAGCTGGCTTCAGCGATTAGCTTGCAGTCTTTCAAAGACAATCGTCTGTTGATTACCAGCGCTATTACAGGCGAAGGCAAGACGACTGTAACCTTGGGATTGGCTGCTGCTTTGGCCGATTTGGGCTTTCGGGTACTGGTGGTGGATGGGGATTTCCGGCGGGGGGGAACTAAGCCGACGCTTGGGGTACAACCTCTCTGCTGA